One genomic segment of Drosophila melanogaster chromosome 3R includes these proteins:
- the RanBP3 gene encoding Ran binding protein 3, isoform A — MSENNEASVETNCFRGGFTLKASRLGGAVLRPAVLANSSGSNNSSTSPSAGEDSALLNNPFLRESKDDDDDEEVVATGSAAAESTGDKEDDDVDERPDPLTKLRSNGIERSSMFAAAKNNMPNVQSSGFVFGQNVHERVVAPNAEQVTAEPDADTAASSVSAQEAASSSTAATSSSAPLLFSSVIQNAAQTTETSEAAASSSICSSSSNNKESAEAKSLTDVAREYEESRAQKRKYEEVETFTGEEDEINIIDVSCKLFAFLNSNWEERGRGSLRLNDAKDLRGDSRVVFRTSGNLRLLLNTKVWAAMVAERASQKSLRLTAIDNSGVVKIFLAMGRPADIAQLHKALSERIAKRKVSHPEECSVEEAKNGVASEAAASLQPESTTHDDEDEDAAPGPSGAISAEADSYGPSPKKVIVQPDSSADVPVPPVEEGDEDAEAEAKESTDQN, encoded by the exons ATGTCTGAAAATAATG AAGCGTCAGTCGAAACTAACTGTTTCCGAGGTGGCTTCACCTTGAAGGCTTCTCGCCTGGGCGGTGCTGTCCTGCGCCCAGCAGTCTTGGCAAACAGCAGCGGCTCCAACAATAGTTCCACATCCCCAAGTGCAGGTGAAGACAGCGCCCTGCTGAATAATCCGTTTCTGCGCGAGTCCaaggacgacgacgatgacgaggagGTGGTGGCCACCGGATCTGCGGCAGCCGAGTCCACTGGCGACAAGGAGGACGACGATGTCGACGAGCGGCCGGATCCGCTGACCAAGCTGCGTAGCAATGGCATTGAGCGCTCCAGCATGTTTGCAGCAGCCAAGAACAACATGCCAAATGTTCAGTCCAGCGGGTTCGTCTTCGGCCAGAATGTGCATGAACGTGTGGTGGCCCCCAATGCTGAACAGGTCACCGCTGAGCCGGATGCAGATACGGCAGCCAGCTCGGTATCAGCCCAGGAGGctgcctcctcctccaccgctGCTACGTCGTCCTCGGCGCCATTGCTCTTCTCAAGCGTCATTCAGAACGCTGCCCAGACCACAGAGACCAGCGAGGCCGCTGCCTCCTCATCcatttgcagcagcagcagcaacaacaaggagtCCGCCGAGGCCAAGAGCCTGACGGATGTGGCCCGGGAGTATGAGGAGAGCCGCGCTCAGAAACGCAAATACGAGGAGGTCGAGACCTTCACCGGCGAGGAGGACGAGATCAACATTATCGACGTGAGCTGCAAGCTATTCGCCTTTCTTAACAGCAACTGGGAGGAGCGTGGTCGCGGCAGTCTGCGCTTAAACGACGCCAAGGACTTAAGGGGCGACTCGCGCGTGGTGTTCCGCACTTCTGGCAATCTGCGCCTGCTTCTCAACACCAAAGTCTGGGCCGCCATGGTGGCGGAGCGAGCCAGCCAAAAGTCCCTACGACTAACGGCCATCGACAACTCTGGCGTTGTCAAGATCTTCCTGGCCATGGGCCGACCGGCGGACATTGCCCAGCTACACAAGGCGCTCAGCGAACGGATTGCCAAGCGCAAGGTCTCACATCCCGAGGAGTGTTCCGTAGAGGAAGCGAAAAACGGCGTCGCCTCTGAGGCAGCGGCTAGCTTGCAACCGGAGTCGACGACTCacgacgacgaggatgaggatgcTGCTCCCGGACCGTCTGGTGCCATTTCAGCAGAGGCAGACAGCTACGGCCCGAGTCCCAAGAAGGTGATCGTCCAGCCCGATAGCAGCGCCGATGTCCCTGTGCCGCCCGTTGAGGAGGGCGACGAGGATGCTGAGGCCGAGGCCAAGGAGTCAACCGATCAGAATTAA
- the RanBP3 gene encoding Ran binding protein 3, isoform B, which yields MSENNASVETNCFRGGFTLKASRLGGAVLRPAVLANSSGSNNSSTSPSAGEDSALLNNPFLRESKDDDDDEEVVATGSAAAESTGDKEDDDVDERPDPLTKLRSNGIERSSMFAAAKNNMPNVQSSGFVFGQNVHERVVAPNAEQVTAEPDADTAASSVSAQEAASSSTAATSSSAPLLFSSVIQNAAQTTETSEAAASSSICSSSSNNKESAEAKSLTDVAREYEESRAQKRKYEEVETFTGEEDEINIIDVSCKLFAFLNSNWEERGRGSLRLNDAKDLRGDSRVVFRTSGNLRLLLNTKVWAAMVAERASQKSLRLTAIDNSGVVKIFLAMGRPADIAQLHKALSERIAKRKVSHPEECSVEEAKNGVASEAAASLQPESTTHDDEDEDAAPGPSGAISAEADSYGPSPKKVIVQPDSSADVPVPPVEEGDEDAEAEAKESTDQN from the exons ATGTCTGAAAATAATG CGTCAGTCGAAACTAACTGTTTCCGAGGTGGCTTCACCTTGAAGGCTTCTCGCCTGGGCGGTGCTGTCCTGCGCCCAGCAGTCTTGGCAAACAGCAGCGGCTCCAACAATAGTTCCACATCCCCAAGTGCAGGTGAAGACAGCGCCCTGCTGAATAATCCGTTTCTGCGCGAGTCCaaggacgacgacgatgacgaggagGTGGTGGCCACCGGATCTGCGGCAGCCGAGTCCACTGGCGACAAGGAGGACGACGATGTCGACGAGCGGCCGGATCCGCTGACCAAGCTGCGTAGCAATGGCATTGAGCGCTCCAGCATGTTTGCAGCAGCCAAGAACAACATGCCAAATGTTCAGTCCAGCGGGTTCGTCTTCGGCCAGAATGTGCATGAACGTGTGGTGGCCCCCAATGCTGAACAGGTCACCGCTGAGCCGGATGCAGATACGGCAGCCAGCTCGGTATCAGCCCAGGAGGctgcctcctcctccaccgctGCTACGTCGTCCTCGGCGCCATTGCTCTTCTCAAGCGTCATTCAGAACGCTGCCCAGACCACAGAGACCAGCGAGGCCGCTGCCTCCTCATCcatttgcagcagcagcagcaacaacaaggagtCCGCCGAGGCCAAGAGCCTGACGGATGTGGCCCGGGAGTATGAGGAGAGCCGCGCTCAGAAACGCAAATACGAGGAGGTCGAGACCTTCACCGGCGAGGAGGACGAGATCAACATTATCGACGTGAGCTGCAAGCTATTCGCCTTTCTTAACAGCAACTGGGAGGAGCGTGGTCGCGGCAGTCTGCGCTTAAACGACGCCAAGGACTTAAGGGGCGACTCGCGCGTGGTGTTCCGCACTTCTGGCAATCTGCGCCTGCTTCTCAACACCAAAGTCTGGGCCGCCATGGTGGCGGAGCGAGCCAGCCAAAAGTCCCTACGACTAACGGCCATCGACAACTCTGGCGTTGTCAAGATCTTCCTGGCCATGGGCCGACCGGCGGACATTGCCCAGCTACACAAGGCGCTCAGCGAACGGATTGCCAAGCGCAAGGTCTCACATCCCGAGGAGTGTTCCGTAGAGGAAGCGAAAAACGGCGTCGCCTCTGAGGCAGCGGCTAGCTTGCAACCGGAGTCGACGACTCacgacgacgaggatgaggatgcTGCTCCCGGACCGTCTGGTGCCATTTCAGCAGAGGCAGACAGCTACGGCCCGAGTCCCAAGAAGGTGATCGTCCAGCCCGATAGCAGCGCCGATGTCCCTGTGCCGCCCGTTGAGGAGGGCGACGAGGATGCTGAGGCCGAGGCCAAGGAGTCAACCGATCAGAATTAA
- the Rpt5 gene encoding regulatory particle triple-A ATPase 5, whose product MAQTLEDKSIWEDGEESLGEEVMRMSTDEIVSRTRLMDNEIKIMKSEVIRITHEIQAQNEKIKDNTEKIKVNKTLPYLVSNVIELLDVDPQEEEDDGSVTVLDNQRKGKCAVIKTSTRQAYFLPVIGLVDAEKLKPGDLVGVNKDSYLILETLPAEYDARVKAMEVDERPTEQYSDIGGLDKQIQELIEAVVLPMTHKEKFKNLGIHPPKGVLLYGPPGTGKTLLARACAAQTKSTFLKLAGPQLVQMFIGDGAKLVRDAFALAKEKAPAIIFIDELDAIGTKRFDSEKAGDREVQRTMLELLNQLDGFSSTADIKVIAATNRVDILDPALLRSGRLDRKIEFPHPNEEARARIMQIHSRKMNVSNDVNFEELSRSTDDFNGAQCKAVCVEAGMIALRRSANSVTHEDFMDAIMEVQAKKKANLNYYA is encoded by the exons ATGGCTCAGACTCTGGAGGATAAGTCAATCTGGGAGGACGGGGAGGAGTCCCTGGGCGAGGAGGTGATGCGTATGTCCACCGATGAAATTGTGAGCAGGACTCGCCTGATGGACAACGAGATCAAGATCATGAAGAGCGAAGTGATACGCATAACGCACGAGATTCAGGCGCAAAATGAGAAGATCAAGGACAACACCGAAAAGATCAAG GTCAACAAGACACTGCCCTACCTGGTGTCCAATGTAATAGAGCTGCTGGATGTGGATCcacaggaggaggaggacgacggCTCCGTCACCGTTCTGGACAACCAGCGAAAGGGCAAGTGCGCCGTCATCAAAACATCCACTCGACAGGCGTATTTCCTGCCCGTCATCGGCCTGGTTGATGCCGAGAAACTGAAGCCAGGTGATCTGGTCGGAGTCAACAAAGACTCCTATTTGATCCTGGAAACCCTGCCGGCAGAGTATGATGCCCGCGTAAAAGCCATGGAAGTGGACGAGCGACCTACAGAGCAGTACTCCGACATTGGAGGTTTGGACAAGCAGATACAGGAGCTCATCGAGGCAGTGGTGCTGCCCATGACGCACAAGGAGAAGTTCAAAAACCTTGGCATTCACCCACCCAAAG GTGTCCTTTTGTACGGCCCCCCTGGAACTGGCAAAACATTGCTGGCCCGTGCCTGCGCCGCTCAGACAAAGTCCACCTTCCTCAAGCTGGCAGGTCCCCAGTTGGTGCAAATGTTCATCGGTGATGGTGCCAAGCTGGTGCGCGATGCCTTCGCCTTGGCCAAGGAGAAGGCGCCTGCCATTATCTTCATTGACGAGTTGGACGCCATTGGCACCAAGCGTTTCGATTCGGAGAAGGCCGGTGACCGTGAGGTCCAGCGAACTATGTTGGAGCTTCTTAATCAGCTCGATGGCTTCAGTTCCACTGCAGATATTAAGGTGATTGCGGCCACCAATCGCGTAGACATTCTGGATCCTGCTCTGCTGCGCTCTGGTCGTCTGGATCGTAAGATCGAGTTCCCACATCCCAACGAGGAAGCCCGTGCCCGTATTATGCAGATTCACTCGCGTAAAATGAACGTTAGCAATGATGTGAATTTCGAGGAATTGTCCCGATCCACGGATGACTTCAACGGCGCCCAGTGCAAAGCCGTCTGTGTGGAAGCTGGTATGATCGCACTGCGTCGCTCCGCCAATTCGGTTACGCACGAAGACTTCATGGACGCCATCATGGAAGTGCAGGCGAAGAAGAAGGCTAATCTTAACTACTACGCTTAG
- the Hrd3 gene encoding HMG-coA reductase degradation 3, isoform A, giving the protein MKANSWMCLLALLLAWQLRAEELQGPNIDGTGSSLGSATGTGTGTGLGTGTATPTLPNEPSTQAEAEEVTTAESESRVPSESNERKADKPKESTKFASRTKVMPASLFERLWNESLIRRQKLKAEIERIEAKRKSTEVLELTPDQIEAQTVYDNAMDMLAKPSTDKRVAMILLKKAAAFNHLKARAELAWAALLGQWMDFDFNHAVDEFESLANEGVPEAHMGLGFLYSVGVGGKNVSQPLALIHYSLAALGDNTPAQMAMGYRYLYGINVPISCEKALIHYKRVAKKVASKITFANGPVVHRVRLLDDLENPGSSETEIVDYYKLLADKGDIQSQVGLGQVYYQGGKVTEQDHQKALEYFKMAADAGSAVGIAFLGKLYLEGSDQIRADNDAAFGYFSKAAEMGDPVGQSGLGLMYLKGLGVPKDSIKALSYFTQAADQGWVDGQLQLGNMYFTGNGVKTDYKLAFKYFNLATQSGHVLAYYNLGVMNAYGMGMLRSCPAAVEFFKTVSERGRWSSRLMMAYSDYKNNRIDEAYMQYSLMAEMGYEVAQSNAAFLLDRKEVHVFNDRHEDLIRAFYYWKRAAGQGYSAAQVKLGDYYYYGWGTSTDFETAAALYRKASEQQYNAQAMFNLGYMHEQGLGMKKDWHLAKRLYDLAAETNSDAKVPVAIALFKLQMLATIESIKESPYRFIFYMDENIAANWDLYMITVLTLLLGIIMYMRRPFQQPDQPAQQPAADDIAAAPVNLAPVGAEAAPVAAVVEGVGVTPPAAAVSSHDAVAASSSTETSSTTATSLVDAASQGGSGTTSAAPDGANTLDPTG; this is encoded by the exons ATGAAGGCCAACAGCTGGATGTGCCTGCTGGCGCTGCTTCTCGCCTGGCAGCTGCGAGCGGAGGAGCTCCAAGGGCCCAACATTGATGGTACGGGCAGCAGTTTGGGTTCGGCCACAGGTACGGGTACGGGAACGGGATTGGGCACGGGAACAGCCACGCCAACGCTGCCCAATGAGCCCTCCACCCaggcggaggcggaggaggtgACCACGGCGGAATCAGAGTCGCGGGTTCCGTCGGAAAGCAACGAACGCAAGGCAGACAAACCCAAGGAGTCCACAAAGTTTGCTTCCAGGACGAAGGTTATGCCGGCTTCCCTGTTCGAACGCCTGTGGAACGAAAGTCTGATCAGGCGGCAAAAGCTGAAAGCCGAGATCGAGCGCATCGAAGCCAAACGCAAATCCACTGAAGTGTTAGAACTTACCCCAGACCAAATAGAAG CTCAAACCGTGTACGACAACGCAATGGACATGTTGGCCAAGCCAAGCACGGATAAGCGAGTAGCCATGATTTTGCTTAAGAAGGCTGCTGCATTTAATCACCTCAAGGCGAGGGCGGAACTAGCCTGGGCCGCCCTACTGGGTCAATGGATGGACTTTGATTTCAACCATGCTGTCGATGAGTTTGAGAGTCTGGCCAACGAAGGCGTCCCAGAGGCTCACATGGGCCTGGGATTCCTTTATTCGGTGGGCGTTGGCGGTAAAAATGTAAGCCAGCCCCTGGCACTGATCCACTATAGCCTGGCTGCCCTCGGTGATAATACTCCGGCGCAAATGGCCATGGGGTATCGCTATCTTTATGGCATCAATGTGCCCATTAGCTGTGAGAAGGCGCTGATCCACTACAAGCGAGTAGCCAAAAAAGTGGCTTCCAAGATAACCTTCGCCAATGGGCCGGTTGTGCATCGGGTAAGACTGCTGGATGACCTAGAGAATCCCGGCAGTTCCGAAACTGAGATTGTCGACTATTACAAACTTCTGGCCGATAAAGGCGACATCCAGTCGCAGGTGGGATTGGGTCAGGTGTACTATCAGGGCGGCAAGGTCACCGAGCAAGATCATCAAAAGGCTTTGGAATATTTCAAAATGGCCGCCGATGCAGGTAGTGCAGTTGGCATCGCGTTTTTAGGCAAGCTTTATCTGGAAGGAAGTGATCAAATCAGGGCCGATAATGATGCAGCATTTGGG TACTTCTCCAAGGCCGCTGAAATGGGGGATCCAGTTGGTCAAAGCGGACTGGGCCTCATGTATCTAAAGGGTTTAGGTGTTCCCAAAGACTCCATCAAGGCATTATCCTATTTCACTCAGGCGGCTGATCAAGGTTGGGTTGATGGGCAACTGCAGCTGGGCAACATGTATTTCA CTGGCAATGGTGTAAAAACCGACTACAAGTTAGCCTTTAAGTACTTCAACCTGGCCACCCAATCAGGCCATGTTTTAGCCTATTATAATCTGGGAGTGATGAATGCCTACGGTATGGGAATGCTGCGTTCATGTCCAGCAGCAGTAGAA TTCTTCAAGACTGTTTCGGAGCGTGGCCGTTGGAGCAGCCGATTGATGATGGCCTACAGCGACTATAAAAATAACCGCATCGACGAGGCCTACATGCAGTACTCGTTGATGGCCGAAATGGGCTATGAGGTGGCTCAAAGTAATGCCGCCTTTTTACTAGACCGCAAGGAGGTGCATGTGTTCAACGATCGGCACGAAGATCTGATTCGTGCCTTCTACTACTGGAAACGAGCAGCCGGACAGGGCTATTCTGCGGCCCAAGTCAAGCTGGGCGATTACTATTACTACGGTTGGGGTACTTCGACGGACTTCGAGACTGCCGCTGCTCTTTACAG GAAAGCCTCTGAGCAGCAATATAATGCCCAAGCCATGTTCAACTTGGGATACATGCACGAGCAAGGGCTCGGAATGAAGAAAGACTGGCATCTGGCAAAGAGATTATACGATTTGGCTGCGGAAACCAATTCAGACGCCAAAGTGCCTGTGGCCATTGCGCTTTTTAAGCTACAAATGTTGGCCACGATTGAATCAATCAAGGAG TCACCTTACAGGTTCATCTTCTACATGGATGAAAATATTGCTGCCAATTGGGACTTGTACATGATTACCGTTCTAACTCTACTGCTGGGCATCATCATGTACATGAGGCGTCCATTTCAGCAGCCGGATCAGCCGGCACAGCAGCCAGCTGCAGATGACATTGCTGCTGCGCCAGTTAACTTGGCGCCGGTTGGAGCGGAAGCAGCACCTGTAGCCGCAGTGGTCGAAGGTGTGGGCGTCACACCACCTGCCGCCGCAGTTTCATCTCACGATGCTGTGGCCGCGTCCTCCTCTACGGAAACCTCATCAACCACTGCCACGTCCCTTGTCGATGCAGCGTCACAAGGGGGAAGTGGCACGACATCTGCGGCGCCGGATGGCGCTAACACACTCGATCCCACTGGTTAG
- the PTPMT1 gene encoding protein tyrosine phosphatase, mitochondrial 1, isoform B has product MEMSAAMFARVSFYPTLLYNVLMEKASARNWYDRIDEHVILGALPFRSQANDLIEKENMKAVVSMNEDYELTAFSNNTEKWRKLGIEFLQLATTDIFESPNQEKLFRGVEFINKFLPLKQRIGGLSSSYQPENVGSVYVHCKAGRTRSATLVGCYLMMKNGWTPDQAVDHMRKCRPHILLHTKQWDALRLFYTNNVETKS; this is encoded by the exons ATGGAGATGAGT GCTGCCATGTTCGCACGCGTTTCCTTCTACCCCACCCTGCTGTACAATGTCCTGATGGAAAAGGCATCGGCCAGGAATTGGTACGATCGCATCGATGAGCATGTGATACTGGGAGCACTGCCCTTTCGCAGCCAGGCCAATGAC CTCATTGAAAAGGAGAACATGAAGGCGGTGGTGTCGATGAACGAGGACTATGAGCTGACCGCCTTCTCCAACAACACGGAGAAGTGGCGAAAGCTTGGCATTGAGTTCCTGCAGCTGGCCACCACCGACATCTTTGAGTCGCCCAATCAAGAAAAGCTCTTCCGCGGCGTGGAATTCATAAACAAGTTCCTGCCTCTAAAGCAAAGAATTGGTGGCCTAAGTTCCTCCTACCAGCCGGAGAACGTGGGTTCTGTCTATGTGCACTGCAAGGCTGGTAGGACGCGAAGTGCCACTTTGGTGGGATGCTACCTCATGATG AAGAACGGATGGACTCCGGATCAGGCGGTTGACCACATGCGTAAGTGCCGACCGCACATTCTGCTGCACACCAAACAATGGGATGCCCTCCGGTTATTCTACACAAACAATGTGGAGACGAAATCATGA
- the PTPMT1 gene encoding protein tyrosine phosphatase, mitochondrial 1, isoform A, protein MFARVSFYPTLLYNVLMEKASARNWYDRIDEHVILGALPFRSQANDLIEKENMKAVVSMNEDYELTAFSNNTEKWRKLGIEFLQLATTDIFESPNQEKLFRGVEFINKFLPLKQRIGGLSSSYQPENVGSVYVHCKAGRTRSATLVGCYLMMKNGWTPDQAVDHMRKCRPHILLHTKQWDALRLFYTNNVETKS, encoded by the exons ATGTTCGCACGCGTTTCCTTCTACCCCACCCTGCTGTACAATGTCCTGATGGAAAAGGCATCGGCCAGGAATTGGTACGATCGCATCGATGAGCATGTGATACTGGGAGCACTGCCCTTTCGCAGCCAGGCCAATGAC CTCATTGAAAAGGAGAACATGAAGGCGGTGGTGTCGATGAACGAGGACTATGAGCTGACCGCCTTCTCCAACAACACGGAGAAGTGGCGAAAGCTTGGCATTGAGTTCCTGCAGCTGGCCACCACCGACATCTTTGAGTCGCCCAATCAAGAAAAGCTCTTCCGCGGCGTGGAATTCATAAACAAGTTCCTGCCTCTAAAGCAAAGAATTGGTGGCCTAAGTTCCTCCTACCAGCCGGAGAACGTGGGTTCTGTCTATGTGCACTGCAAGGCTGGTAGGACGCGAAGTGCCACTTTGGTGGGATGCTACCTCATGATG AAGAACGGATGGACTCCGGATCAGGCGGTTGACCACATGCGTAAGTGCCGACCGCACATTCTGCTGCACACCAAACAATGGGATGCCCTCCGGTTATTCTACACAAACAATGTGGAGACGAAATCATGA
- the SdhD gene encoding succinate dehydrogenase, subunit D, producing MSLSLLLRGAVRCNAANLVKSARITPLKSYSTLVANVQRKAVVQPLAVAKIVAPVVREISVSAPRMASAGSSHTLLWTVERIVSAGLLAVIPAAFIAPSQVLDALMAISVVIHTHWGVEAMVVDYMRPSVVGNVLPKVAHIALIIISVATLGGLFYFIQNDVGLANGIKRFWAIKGKDAEKA from the exons ATGTCCCTCTCGTTGCTTCTGCGTGGCGCTGTCCGTTGCAATG CCGCAAATCTTGTTAAGTCGGCTCGCATCACTCCCCTGAAGAGCTACTCCACCCTGGTGGCCAATGTCCAGCGGAAGGCGGTGGTCCAGCCCCTGGCCGTGGCCAAGATTGTAGCG CCCGTCGTGCGCGAGATCTCCGTGAGTGCGCCCCGCATGGCTTCCGCTGGATCCAGCCACACCCTGCTCTGGACTGTGGAGCGAATTGTGTCCGCCGGCCTACTGGCCGTCATTCCAGCTGCCTTCATAGCTCCATCCCAGGTATTGGACGCCCTCATGGCCATCTCTGTCGTCATCCACACCCATTG GGGCGTGGAGGCCATGGTAGTTGACTACATGCGGCCATCTGTCGTTGGAAACGTCCTGCCCAAGGTAGCCCACATTGCGCTGATCATCATCTCGGTGGCCACGCTGGGCGGCCTCTTCTACTTCATCCAAAATGATGTGGGTCTGGCCAATGGTATCAAGCGCTTCTGGGCCATCAAGGGCAAGGATGCCGAGAAGGCTTAA
- the udt gene encoding undicht, isoform B — protein MHYYLAAICLVGLMGSALGQYNLVQKDNCIIPKILQGSWFSWETGLPTLTVIDATSMSSRGYCINYMRHKGDEYSFVFKERSKDCYHCVRTIIRTLNVFEKFEGPCVGIPAGQEPTVDYVCRGVKDDQQLITLFNENFVPINCRSSLEGVWHFTYQNRFRFTGVCDKPDARIQSCQTAGTQFLIQNQKFNVTYQQCEGMEGTFTGTVEFSCLGDWFVGKNHYFAVANTKESRKDEKYRCFLKNRDDDLYVGVSITAECNTLKTPETSPERLKLTPVKAEFVEPGCTLPQNFSGEWVNTANIDADVSISETHINETYYPDKARYRKTIYVCRERRGNRVMMARLTVDGCQKDYVCFDFMPRHHNIIRYRKGLAVIKDDFSTVCSWVQFPNSEAWKYDLFLARNPVPVRCPVAGKFNFTQRGEHPFRTRILGGVTLSPRPDIHCKQNISDLSVCDTDQKELAVDENYCLSVDHLGRPVDIYSDPDYRMKCIGFWKENLKSYLITYDDLDPLSKYRCWVYQRADLNRVLMSQAVGAFCKLEQDVTSWNHSEGAAVAIDAVEYERERDDCPMHFDDGLNPWKPSDASNIIFDWDFYRAGAATLKFQLTGLVIVVLVQVRSLLA, from the exons ATGCATTATTACCTGGCTGCTATCTGCCTGGTGGGCTTAATGGGCTCAG CCCTCGGTCAGTACAACCTGGTGCAGAAGGACAACTGCATCATTCCAAAGATCCTGCAGGGATCGTGGTTCTCGTGGGAAACGGGCCTGCCCACGCTGACGGTGATCGACGCCACCTCGATGTCCAGCCGAGGCTACTGCATCAACTACATGCGCCACAAGGGCGACGAGTACTCATTTGTCTTCAAGGAGCGATCCAAGGACTGCTATCACTGTGTCAGGACCATCATCCGCACCCTTAATGTGTTCGAAAAGTTTGAGGGGCCCTGCGTGGGCATACCCGCTGGACAGGAACCCACCGTGGACTATGTGTGTCGTGGTGTTAAGGATGACCAGCAGTTGATAACGCTCTTTAACGAGAACTTTGTGCCCATCAACTGCCGATCGTCGCTGGAGGGAGTGTGGCATTTTACGTACCAG AACCGATTCCGATTCACGGGCGTATGCGATAAGCCCGACGCTCGCATTCAGTCCTGTCAAACGGCAGGAACGCAGTTCCTCATCCAGAACCAGAAGTTCAACGTCACCTATCAGCAGTGCGAGGGTATGGAGGGCACATTCACCGGCACCGTGGAGTTCAGCTGCCTGGGCGATTGGTTTGTGGGCAAGAACCACTACTTTGCCGTGGCCAACACAAAGGAGTCGCGTAAGGATGAGAAGTACCGCTGCTTCCTTAAGAATCGTGACGATGATCTTTACGTGGGCGTTTCCATTACGGCCGAATGTAACACACTGAAGACGCCAGAAACGTCACCGGAGCGTCTAAAGCTGACGCCAGTGAAGGCTGAGTTTGTGGAACCCGGTTGCACGCTACCACAAAACTTTAGCGGAGAATGGGTGAACACTGCCAACATTGATGCCGATGTCTCGATCAGTGAGACCCACATAAACGAGACGTACTATCCGGataaagctcgataccgaaaGACAATCTATGTTTGCCGAGAGCGACGGGGTAATCGTGTGATGATGGCTCGCCTCACTGTCGACGGTTGCCAGAAGGATTACGTGTGCTTTGACTTTATGCCCCGCCACCACAACATCATTCGCTACCGCAAGGGTTTGGCTGTGATCAAGGACGATTTTAGTACAGTCTGCTCTTGGGTTCAGTTCCCCAATTCGGAGGCATGGAAATATGATCTGTTTCTTGCTCGAAATCCTGTGCCTGTTCGTTGCCCCGTTGCGGGAAAATTCAACTTTACGCAGCGAGGAGAGCATCCCTTCAGAACGAG AATTCTTGGTGGTGTCACTCTGAGTCCGCGTCCCGATATCCATTGCAAGCAAAACATCTCGGATTTATCGGTTTGCGATACAGATCAAAAGGAATTGGCGGTGGATGAAAACTATTGCCTGTCGGTGGATCACTTGGGTCGTCCCGTTGATATCTACAGTGATCCCGATTACCGCATGAAGTGCATTGGCTTCTGGAAGGAGAACCTCAAGTCCTACCTGATTACGTACGACGATTTGGATCCGCTGTCCAAGTATCGCTGCTGGGTCTATCAGCGTGCCGACCTCAACCGTGTCCTCATGTCGCAGGCTGTGGGCGCATTCTGCAAACTGGAGCAAGATGTGACCTCGTGGAACCACTCGGAGGGCGCTGCCGTAGCCATCGATGCCGTGGAGTACGAAAGGGAGCGTGACGACTGTCCCATGCACTTCGATGACGGATTGAATCCTTGGAAGCCGTCGGATGCCTCCAACATCATATTTGATTGGGACTTTTACCGAGCAGGAGCAGCGACACTAAAATTTCAACTGACTGGCCTCGTTATCGTGGTCTTAGTCCAGGTTAGGAGTTTATTAGCTTAA